From a single Flavobacterium sp. genomic region:
- a CDS encoding M1 family metallopeptidase, with translation MRYIFLFLSILTFSQQTKSVDFISCEALLFPDAKTKSISGTVHYLFEIKNNIDSVKIDAKNMIFSAIYINDNTKFKYKITNDQIILYDGLKKGLNGITIKYEAKPKQTLYFTGERENLQIWTQGQGKYTSHWLPSFDDVNEKVIFKLGVYFDQKHHVLSNGKLINKINQKFPNEKKTLWEYEMQKPMSSYLVMLAIGNFEKQTATTKSGTLLEFYLDKKDISKFKPTYRYSLEMFDYLEQEIGVKYPWGIYRQVPVRDFLYAGMENTTSTIFAQDFVVDEIGFNDRNYINVNAHELAHQWFGDLITAQSGKHHWLQEGFATYYALLAERHLFGDDYFYEELNDYAEQLKRASKTDTIPVMNEKASSLSFYKKGAWALHVIREDIGAKNFQKAVKKYLKKYQYKNVNTDDFLKIVKEVSGYDVENFKKVWLETAGFEMEIAQKYLSKNKFIQEYFALKKSKKSLSELTEILKSNAYYPIKQYIVYQTRNIPFEERKVILETALATNDILVRRAVAESTPIIPEVFKTQYETLLNDNSYQTKEIALINLCESFPEEVEKYLKQTKGIEGNNDKSLKLTWLKLKILKGQNSRFDQENSIDELLKYASVDFESSIRQNALEILLVVNYENPKVIEALFLATNHHKWQFTKFARDNVRLLLKKPEYRNIVEKLVANSNSTIKELYTKFLNEKF, from the coding sequence ATGCGCTATATTTTTCTTTTTTTATCCATTCTTACTTTCTCTCAGCAAACAAAATCGGTTGATTTTATCAGTTGCGAAGCCTTATTGTTTCCCGATGCTAAAACTAAATCAATATCAGGAACGGTTCATTATTTATTCGAAATCAAGAATAATATTGATTCTGTAAAAATAGATGCAAAAAACATGATATTTTCAGCGATTTATATAAATGATAATACTAAATTTAAGTACAAGATCACAAATGACCAAATAATTTTATATGATGGACTTAAAAAAGGGTTAAACGGAATTACAATTAAATATGAGGCAAAACCCAAGCAAACTCTTTATTTTACGGGAGAAAGAGAAAATCTTCAAATTTGGACACAAGGCCAAGGAAAGTACACGAGTCATTGGTTGCCAAGTTTTGACGATGTGAATGAGAAAGTGATATTTAAATTAGGTGTTTATTTTGATCAAAAACATCATGTTTTATCTAATGGTAAACTTATAAATAAAATAAATCAAAAATTTCCAAACGAAAAAAAAACATTGTGGGAATATGAAATGCAAAAACCCATGTCTTCTTATTTAGTCATGCTAGCCATTGGAAATTTCGAAAAGCAAACTGCAACCACTAAATCAGGAACACTTTTAGAATTTTATTTGGATAAAAAAGATATTTCAAAATTTAAACCAACGTATCGCTATTCTCTAGAAATGTTCGATTATTTGGAACAAGAAATAGGCGTAAAGTATCCTTGGGGCATTTACCGACAAGTTCCAGTTCGTGATTTTTTGTATGCTGGAATGGAGAATACGACTTCTACGATTTTTGCACAAGATTTTGTAGTAGATGAAATAGGTTTTAACGACAGAAATTATATAAATGTCAATGCGCACGAGTTAGCACATCAATGGTTTGGTGATTTGATTACGGCGCAATCTGGAAAACACCATTGGTTGCAAGAAGGTTTTGCAACGTATTATGCTTTATTGGCGGAACGTCATTTGTTTGGTGATGATTATTTCTACGAAGAATTAAACGATTATGCCGAACAATTAAAACGTGCTTCCAAAACTGATACAATTCCAGTAATGAACGAAAAGGCGAGTTCGTTATCGTTTTACAAAAAAGGGGCTTGGGCGTTGCATGTGATTCGAGAAGACATTGGAGCAAAGAATTTTCAAAAAGCAGTTAAAAAATATTTAAAGAAATACCAATATAAAAACGTCAATACAGATGATTTTTTGAAAATCGTGAAAGAAGTTTCAGGTTATGATGTTGAGAATTTCAAAAAGGTTTGGTTAGAAACGGCTGGATTTGAAATGGAAATAGCTCAAAAATATCTATCTAAAAACAAATTCATTCAAGAGTATTTTGCTTTAAAGAAAAGTAAAAAATCGTTATCAGAACTAACAGAAATTTTAAAATCAAATGCCTATTATCCGATTAAACAATACATCGTATATCAAACACGAAATATTCCTTTTGAAGAGCGCAAAGTCATTTTAGAAACCGCTTTAGCCACAAATGATATTTTGGTAAGAAGAGCGGTTGCCGAATCCACACCAATAATTCCAGAAGTTTTTAAAACGCAATATGAAACGTTACTAAATGACAATTCGTATCAAACGAAAGAAATTGCATTGATTAATTTATGTGAAAGTTTTCCAGAAGAGGTTGAAAAATATTTGAAACAAACAAAAGGTATTGAAGGTAATAATGATAAAAGTTTAAAATTAACTTGGTTGAAATTAAAAATACTAAAAGGTCAAAATTCAAGATTCGATCAAGAAAATAGTATTGATGAATTACTAAAATATGCTTCTGTAGATTTCGAAAGTTCAATTCGTCAAAATGCTTTAGAAATTTTGTTAGTGGTTAATTATGAAAATCCTAAAGTAATCGAAGCTTTATTTTTAGCTACGAATCATCACAAATGGCAGTTTACCAAGTTTGCTAGAGATAATGTTCGTTTACTACTTAAAAAACCAGAATACAGAAACATTGTTGAAAAATTAGTAGCAAATTCAAATTCAACTATTAAAGAATTGTATACAAAGTTTTTGAACGAGAAATTTTGA